CAACAAGAAAGATCTAAATGCTGCCGTTGAAGTCGTCTGCGATCTCCGGAGATCTGTTGAGGCAATGAAAACCGCATCAGCAAAACCTGATAACTTATCGGCCTACAACAAGCGTTTCAATGACGATGTTAAGACGTGGACTAAGTCTGTTGGCATGATGCTAATCGGTATCTTGGAATACCATCTGTCATCAGCCAGATATGGGATGAAGCCATATACACAGGAGGATACCAGTATTGACTTCACTCTGTAGGCAGCAAGGTTTTCTATGCCTACCTTACTCGTACATAAATCTATCCGCAGTCTGCTGCTCAAATGTAATACCTCGGAGGCAAGACATACCGGCTTGTCAAGTACGATCCTACAAACATCCGGGGAAAGACCTCGCGGTGGTGCAAGAAGCGATGGAAGCGATGGAAAGTTGAGAGGTCCCGCCGCGATTCAAGAAAGTTGAACATGGGTAACGTTATATGCCTCTATTGAGCACTTAGTAGCTCCATAGAAGTCCAGTTTGATTATTGCGGTAACTGACAGTGACATCATTTCGAAATTAATAGAACCTCGCGAACCCCAAAAGAGTCATTAGAGCCAAGATTCATTGCTCTTTCACAATGAGAGTCGCTGGCAGCTCCAAACCATTTTTTGTGACTTAACCATGATCCGCGATATTGAGCTTGACGCGTTTAGCTGGTCTTCCATCCGAAGCAGCCTGAAGAGCGTTGCCATATCGTccaccctgagcattgacatCCGCTCCCTTTTCTAACAGCATCTGTACGACCTTGACATGCCCTTCTTTAGAAGCAGCCTGAAGAGGGTTGCCATATGCTccaccctgagcattgacatCTGCTCCCTTGTTGAATAGCATCTGTACTATCTCGATATGTCCTCCATAAGAAGCAGCCTGAAGAGCGTTGCCATAGTATccaccctgagcattgacatTCGCTCCCTTGTCGAATAGCATCTATACGACCTCGACATGTCCTCCATAAGAAGCAGCCTAAAGAGCGTTGCCGAAGTCTCCACCCTGAGCATTGGCACTTGCTCCCTTGTCGAACAGTATCTGTACGACCTCGATATGCCCTCCTTGAGAAGCAGCCTGAAGAGCGTTGCCATATCGTccaccctgagcattgacatCC
The genomic region above belongs to Pochonia chlamydosporia 170 chromosome 2, whole genome shotgun sequence and contains:
- a CDS encoding ankyrin repeats (3 copies) domain-containing protein; translation: MLFDKGANVNAQGGYYGNALQAASYGGHIEIVQMLFNKGADVNAQGGAYGNPLQAASKEGHVKVVQMLLEKGADVNAQGGRYGNALQAASDGRPAKRVKLNIADHG